Genomic window (Streptomyces sp. SLBN-31):
CGAGCCCGACAAGCCGATCTACTAGGAACCGCACAAGCCGGTCCACCAGGTTCCGGAAGGGGCTCGGCACCACGGGTGCCGGGCCCCTTTGCGTACCGCGGCCTACCGCGCACAGACCTTGCCGTCCTTCGGCACCCTCCCGTCGAGCAGATACGCGTTCACCGTCGAGTCGACGCAGTCGCTCCCGTTGCCGTACGCCCCGTGTCCCTCGCCCTTCCAGGTGAGCTCCACACCGACGCCCTTGCCCAGTTCGTCGGCCATCTTCCTGGCGCCCTCGTACGGCGTCGCCGGATCGCCGGTGTTGCCGACCACCAGGACCGGCGCCGCGCCGGGCGCGCTCACCTCCGGGGTGTCGTACTGCCCGGCCACCGGCCAGTCGCGGCACCAGCCGGCCGTGTCCCAACCGAGGAAGTCCCCGAACACGGGCGAGATCCTCTCGAACGTCGGCAGCAGCTTCTTCGTCTGTTCGGCGGTCGGCCGCTGCTTGTCGTCCAGGCACGATATGACCCGCTGGGAGTGGGTCGTCGTGCCGTAGTGCCCCGAGGAGTCCCGCTCGTTGTAGCCGTCGGCCAGTGAGAGCAGCTCGGTGCCGTCGCCCCGCTCCGCCGAGTCCAGGGCACTGGTCAGGGCCGGCCAGCCCGACTTGCTGTAGAGGGGCAGGACGATGCCGGTGAGCGCGAGCGTCTGCGTCAGCTTGCGCCCGGAGGAGGTCGGCAGCGGGTGCGCGTCGAGCCGCTCGACCAGGCTCGCGATCTTCCGTGTGCCCTGCGCGGGGTCCTGGCCGGTCGACTTCAGGTAGTCGTCCAGCGCCCGTTGGAACCCCCGGGCCTGGTTCTCCGCGTGTCCCACCGAGTCCGCGCTGGGGTCGACGACCGCGTCGAGGACGAGCCGTCCGACGTTCTTCGGGAAGAGATGGGCGTAGACGCCGCCCAGTTCCGTGCCGTAGGAGATGCCGAAGTAGTGCATCTTCGAGTCGCCCAGCACCTGGCGCATCAGGTCCATGTCGCGGGCGGTGTCGGTGGTCGACACGTGGGCCAGGATCTTTCCGGCGGCCTTCTGACAGCCCTTGCCGAAGTCGACGGCGTCCTGGAAGTACGCCTTCTCCTCGGCCGGGGTGTCGGGTGTGGCGTCGATGTCCTCGGCGGCCTGGATCGCCTTGTCGCCGCGGCAGCGCACTCCCTCGCTGGCGGCGACTCCGCGCGGGTCCCAGCTGACCAGGTCGTAGTGCTCGCGCAGCACGGACACCGTGGCCGCGTACTGCGGCATGGTCGACACCCCCGAGCCGCCGGGGCCACCGAAGTTGAACAGCAGCGACCCGAGGCGCTTGCCGCCGCGGGCCTTCTCGCGGATCAGTGCCAGACCGATCGTCCCGCCGTCCGGCTTCGACCAGTCCAGCGGCACCTTGAGGGTCGCGCACTGCCAGTCGCTGCCCGGCGCGGCTGCGTCCGCGGTCGCCTTGCAGCGCCCCCAGGCGAGCTTCTGCGCGGTCAGGGAGGAGGGCAGGGCGGCGGCCGTACCGGAAGAGCCGGTCGAGGGCGAGGCGGCCGGACTCGTCTTCGAGCCGCCCTTGCCATCGCCGCCGTCGGACGACGAGCCGCCGCTGCAGCCCGCCACCAGCAGTGCGGCGGCGGCTCCGAAAGCCGTCCACCGAGCGAATCGCGCCATGTGCGTCCCCCCTGACAGGCCGTCCGCATCGAGCAGCGGACCGCGGTCAGGCCATACTAGGCAGATCACGCCGAGCTCGCGCAGGCCTGTGGATAACCTCCTGACCTGCACTTTTACCCGGGAATCCCGGGCTGTGTCAGGAACAGACGGTTCCGGCGGCCGGTACTGTCCCGTCCAGCAGATAGCCGTTCACCGCGCTCTGCACGCACTTGTTCTTGCTGTCGTACGCGCCGTGCCCCTGCCCCTTGTACGTCAGCTCCACGCCGACGCCCTTGCCCAGCGCGTTCACCATCTTCTTCGCACCCTCGTACGGTGTGGCCGGGTCGCCGGTGTTGCCCACGACGAGGATCGGCGCCGAGCCGGCCGCGCTCACGTCGGGGTGGTCGGCGGCGCCCGCCACGGCCCAGTCGGTGCAGCCGGCCATGGACCAGGCCAGGAAGTCGCCGAAGAGCGGTGAGGCGGCCCGGAACTCGGGGAGCTTGTGCTGCACGTAGGCGGTGTCGTAGCGGGCTTTGTCGTCCGCGCAGTTGATGGCGATGTTCGCGGCCGTGATGTTGCTGTACTCGCCGTTCTCGCTGCGGCCGTTCATCGAGTCGGACAACGCCATCAGGATCTTGCCGTCCCCGGCGTACGCCTCCTGCAGGCCCTCGGTCAGGTACTGCCAGAAGTCCTTCGAGTACAGGGACTGCGCGATGCCGTTGGTCGCGGCGGTCTGGGTGAGCTGACGCGGGAAGATCCCGGAAATCGGCTTCTTGTCGAGGTCCTTCAGGAGCTTGGCGATGCGGTCCTTGACGTCCTGCGCGCTGTCGCCGATCGGGCAGGGCTGGGTCTGGGAGGTGCAGTCCGCGGCGAAGTTGTCCAGGGCGAGCTGGAAGCCGCCGGCCTGCCCGAGCGAACTCTGTTCGACGTTCTGCGTCGGGTCGACGACCGCGTCGAAGACGGCCCGGCCCACGTGCCGGGGGAACAAGTGGGCGTAGACGCCGCCGAGTTCGGTGCCGTAGGAGATGCCGAAGTAGTAGAGCCTGTCGTCGCCGAGGACCTGCCGCATCAGGTCCATGTCCCGGGCCGCGTCGGTGGTGCGCACGTGCGGCAGCACCTTCTTGGAGTTCTTCTCGCAGGCCGAGTTGAACTTCTTGGTGTTGTCCACGAACTCGGTGCGCTCGGCGGCGTCGTCGGGGGTGGCGTCCTGCTGGAAGTAGTTGTCGAGATGCTGGTCGTTCTCGCACTTCACGGGCGCGCTGCGGCCGACTCCGCGGGGGTCGAAGCTGACCAGGTCGTAGCGGGTGCGCAGCTTCGCGTAGTCCTGGCCGAAGGAGGGCAGTGTGGTGACGCCCGAGCCGCCGGGCCCGCCGAAGTTGAAGACGAGCGAACCGATGCGTTCGCTCGCGCTTCCGCTCGTCCTCGCCCGGATCAGCGCGATGCCGATCGTGTCGCCCTTGGGCTTGCCCCAGTCCAGCGGCGCCTTCATGGTGGCGCACTGCCAGGTGCCGCCGTTCGGCAGCGGGGACGGCGCGGAGCCCCCGCCCTCCGCCGCGGAGGGGGCCGGGCAGTCCTTCCAGTGCAGCTTCTGGGCCGACAGGTCCTCGTCGTTCTCGGCGTTGTCGCTGCAGGCCGCCAGTACGGAGGACAGCAGTACGGCGGTCAGGACAGCGGCCCGCAGGCGCGGAGGCTTCGGCATGCTTCCATCCTGTGGCCGCGCCGGGCGACCCGCTCGGGACACGGGCCGTATGAGGTACGCGCGCGTACGGACGTCGCACGACCGAGGCGTCGTATCAGAGTGCCTGCTTGCGGGAGAGCTGGTTGAAGGCCAGCCAGCCCGGCAGCACCGGCAGCCACAGCGTCAGCAGCCGGAACAGCAGTACGGCCGGGGCCGCGACCTCCTTGGGCAGACCCACGGCGATCAGACCGACCGTCAGCGTCGCCTCGACGGCGCCCACGCCGCCCGGGGTCGGGGCCGCGGAGCCGAGGGCGTTGCCGGCGAGGAAGACGACGGCGACGCTGGCGATGCTGAGCGAGGTGCCCTGCTGGCCGAAGGCGCGGATCGAGGCGTCCAGGCACATCACGAAGCAGGCGGTCAGCAGCAGCATGCCGCCGATGCCGGTGACCAGCTTCTGCGGCCGCTGCAGCACGTCCAGCATGCGCGGCACGACACCGGCGAAGAGCGAGCGCACGCGCGTGACGACGAATTTCCGCAGGAACGGCACCGAGGTGACCACCAGGACGAGCACCGCCACCGTCAGCAGACCCGCGATGACGGTCCGGGACGGCGACAGCGACGGCGTCTTCTCGGTGCCGGTCAGGTAGCCGAAGGACAGCAGCATCAGGATGTGGCAGCCGAGCCCGAACAGCTGGGAGGCACCCACGCTCGCGACCGCCAGGCCGGGCCGAACGCCCGCGCGCTGCAGGAAACGCGTGTTGAGCGCGACACCGCCCACCGCCGCCGGCGCCACGATCTTCACGAACGATCCGGCGACCTGGGCCGCGACGGTCCGCAGGAACGGCACCCGCTCGGGCACGAACCCCAGCAGGGCCATCGCCGCGGCGAAGTAGCTGGCCGCGGAGAACGCGAGGGCCGCGACGACCCAGCCCCACTGCGCGTTCTCGATCAGCGGCCCGAACTCGATGTGGGTGAGCTGCGTGAGCAGGAAGTACGCGCCGATGGCACCCGCGATGAAACTGATCAGAGTCCGCGGCCGCACCCGCTCCAGCCGGGCCGGCTCGACCGGCGCCTGCGGCCTGATGAGCAGCACCTGGTGGCGGATCTGCGTGAGCAGATCCTCTTCCCGCGCTTCGTCGATGGCCTCGTCGATGGCCCGCTTCTCGGCCCGGGCCTCGGCCCGTACGGCCTTCTTGTCGGGCTTTTCGAGTACGGGCCCGGCGCTGTCGTCGGCCGCCTCCAGGCGGGCCTGCTTGGCCTGCCGCGACGCCTCCAGAACCGCCTCACGCTCGCGCTGGGCCCGTTCCCTGGCCAGCCTGCGCAGGGTCGCCCGGGAGGTGCGGCTGAGGGCGATGGGCTGCAGCATCGGCAGGCAGTCGGCCACCGCGTCCGGGCCGAGCACGGCCACCGCCGACGCGACCGCGCGCTCGGCGCCGACCCGCAGACCGAGCGTCACCAGGAGCTGGGAGACGTCCATGCGCAGCAGCAGATCGCCGGCCGCGATCTCGCCGACGCGCAGGTCGGTGAGGATGACCGTGCCGGAACGATCCACCAGAATCGCGTCGCCCACGAGCCGGCGGTGCGCGATGCGCCGGGACTGCAGGGCCCGCACCTGGTGCCAGGTGTCGTGCAGCAGTTCGTCGGTGATCTCGTCGTCCGCCAGGGAGTCGAGTGTGCGCCCGCCGGTGTGCTCGTAGACGAGCATCACCGCGTCGGGGCCGAGTTCGGAGGTCGCGATCAGCTTGGGCGCGTTGGCGCCGGCCGCGATGGCCGCGTAGGCGAGCAGAGCCTCCTGCTCCAGGGCCTGGCGCAGCGACTGCAGGCTGCTGCGGGTGGCGAAGCCGCGCAGGGTGAGGTTGCGCCACGCGCGGTAGAAGAACCCCTGGGCCTGCTGCTCACGGTCGACGACGGTCACGTCCAGGGGCGGCCCGTCCTCCAGGGTGACGAAGTAGCGCCGGCCGCGGTCGCCGGTCTCGTGGGGCTCCGGCACCTCCTCGCGAGCCGCGGTCACCGGGCGGAACCCGACGTGCCGCAGGCCCGCCATCAGCGTCCTGCCGGTGGGGCGGACGTTGGGCGATCCGACCGCGTAGAGCGTGCCGTAGGCCACGGTCCAGCCGATCAGCACCGTCAGGATGATCGAGAACGGTGTCGTGTAGCCGGTGACCAGCATCGAGAACGCGTCGAGGAGCAGCACGATCCACAGCACGGCCCGCCAGCGGGGCCGCCGTGACATGCCGACCGCGGTCATGTAGGCGATGACGGGGGCGAGATATCCGTGCACCGGGTCGGTCAGGGCGTGGATGTCGCCGGGGGAGGGCTGGGTGAGCGCCTCCTGGATGGAGCCGGGGGCGGCCTTGGCGACCCACAGGTCGGTGGCGAGCGTCACACCGTGCGCGAGGACCGCCGCGAGGACGCCATCGGCGATGCGCAGCCCGTCGCGCTTGATCAGCCGCTCGATCGCGAACGCGACCGGAACCAGCAGGATGGCGATGCTGGAGGCCAGCCCTGCGATCTTGATGAGCAGGTCGGGCGCCTGCCCGGTGCCCTTGTTGATGTCCTGTTCGAGGCCCGACGTGGTGCCGTGCGCGAACGCGGCGATCGCGAGCAGCAGCACGATCCCCAGCACGCCCACCATCAGGCGCATCAGGTCCGAGGGGCGGTGCACGCGCGCGGGGAGAAGCGGTTCGTCGCCCTCCACCTCGTCGATGTGCGCCTCCTCGACGAGGTCGACGTCGTCCCTGTCCGAGGCCTTCGCGGACGTCCCCGTGCCGCCGGAAACGGGTTCCGGGCGCGACGAAGCGTCAGAGGTGCTCTCCGCGTCCTCTGGGTGCACACCCTGCTGCTTCATCGTCTCTTCTTGATCTCGTATCACCGGTCACCGCCCGCATGATGGTGGCATGCCCCACCGACACACGGGGGCATCAGGGTGCAAACGCGGGGGCGGACAGTCTGCCGGAAGCGCCGCCCGGGGGCGAGGGATACGCACGGTCACGAGCACGTCCCACTGTCGGTGGCGTGGGGCAGGATGGGCCGGATGAGCGAGGAGAGCCTGCCGCACGAGGACCGACCGGAACACCCGGACGCGCTGCCGGAGTACGCCGAGCGAGTCCTCGAGGTCGCCGAACTGGTACCGCCCGGGCGTGTCATGACTTACGGGGACGTCGCCGAGTGGCTTCAGGAGGGCGGACCCCGGCAGGTCGGCCGGGTGATGGCCCTCTACGGAGGTGCCGTGCCCTGGTGGCGCGTCGTCCGCTCGGACGGCGTCCTGCTGCCCGGGCACGAACTGCGGGCGCTCGACCACTACCGCGCCGAGGGCACGCCTCTGAAGGAGGCGAGCAGGGCCGCCCAGGGCCACCTGCCGCGCCTCGACATGAAGCGGGCGCGCTGGGACGGCGGCGGACGCGCTGAGGGTCACACCTGACAGCTTCCGCCATCCGGCAACCCCGTGTGTGACCCGTGATCCGTATGGGGGAACAGGGGCATGTCTGTCGCATGCCGTACGTTCGAGGGGCGAGGGACATGCGAGGCGTGAGCGTCGGGAGGGAAGAAGCGGAAGCTCTGCTTCCGTCCCGCCCGTCGGCGTAGCGTCGGCTGCACACGTCCCCCTCACCCCGCGATCACCGCCGTGCACGCACGGTGGTCGGACAACCAGCACACCCACCAGGACCGGCGAACCACGTGAGCTCCTCTTCCTCCACCAGGCGCCTGTCGCACCCCGCGGTGCGACAGGGGAACCGTGGCGCTTACCGGCTGGTGCGTACCCCTCCGGTCCGACCGGATCCCCCTCTTCTGGACGCCGCTCAGCGCTCCGTGGTTGACCACAGGTCCGGCCCACTGCTCGTTCTCGCAGGTCCCGGCACCGGAAAGACGACCACACTCGTCGAGTCCGTGGCGGCGCGCATCGCCCGTGGCGGCGACCCCGCGCGCGTGCTCGTGCTGACGTTCAGCCGCAAGGCGGCCGTCGAGCTGCGCGACCGCATGGCGCTGCGCGTGGGGGCGGCCCGCGCTCCCCAGGCGACCACCTTCCACTCGTTCTGCTACGCCCTCGTGCGCGCCCACCAGGACAGCGAGCTGTTCGTGGAGCCGCTGCGTCTGCTGTCCGGCCCGGAGCAGGACGTCGCCGTCCGCGAACTGCTCGCCGGCCAGCCCGACCTGGAGCGACTCGGCCTCGCGCACGTGCGCTGGCCGGACGAGCTGCGCGCCTGCCTGACGACCCGGGGCTTCGCCGACGAGGTCCGCGCGGTCCTCGCCCGCAGCCGGGAACTCGGCCTGGACCCGGTCGCGCTGGACGACTTCGCCCGCCGTATCGGCCGCCCCGACTGGCGTGCCGCGGCGGCCTTCCTCGCCGAGTACCTCGACGTCCTCGACATGCAGGGCGTGCTCGACTACGCCGAACTGGTCCACCGCGCGGTCCTCCTCGCCCGTCGGCCCGAGGTCGCCGAACGGCTCGCCGCGCAGTACGACGCCGTCCTCGTCGACGAGTACCAGGACACGGACGCGGCCCAGGTACGGCTGCTGCACGCGCTCGCGGGCGGCGGCCGCACCCTCGTCGCCTTCGGCGACCCGGACCAGTCGATCTACGCCTTCCGGGGCTCCGACGTGAACGGCATCCTGGAGTTCCCTCACGACTTCCCGCGCGTGGACGGCCGCCCGGCGCCCGTGCAGGTCCTGCGCACCTCCCGCCGCTCCGGCGCCGCCCTGCTCGCCGCGACCCGCCTGCTCACCCAGCGCATGCCGCTCACCCGGCTGCCGGCGGAGAAGGTCCGCGCCCACCGCGAGCTCGCCCCCGTCCGGGAGGGCGGCCGCGCCGAGGTGTACACGTATCCGACGTCCGGTACGGAACTGGACAACATCGCCGACATCCTGCGCCGGGCCCACCTGGAGGACGGTGTCCCGTGGCGCGACATGGCCGTCCTGGTGCGTGCCGGGTCCCGGACGATCCCCACGGTCCGCCGCGCGCTGACGGCCGCCGGCGTGCCCCTGGACATCGACGGCGACGACCTGCCCCTGGGCCACGAACCGGCGGTGGCCCCCCTGCTGACGGCCCTACGGGCGGTGGCCACGGCGGAGGAGGGGACGGCTCAGCCAGAGGAGAACCGGCGCGAGCAGCCCGCATCCGAGGCGTCCCCGCCGGGCAAGGCCCTGGCCGAGGACGCCCCGCCCGAGGCGGCGCTGTCCGAGGAGACTCCGCGCGAGCAGACCGCACCCTGGGCGGCCGTGCCGGGCGAGGCCCTGGCCGGAGAGACCCCGTCCGAGGCGGTCCTGCCCGAGGCGACTCCCTCCGACGCGCCCTCGTCTGAGGCGACTCCCTCCGACGCGCCCTCGTCTGAGGCGACTCCCTCCGATGCGCCCTCGTCTGAGGCGACTCCGTCCGACGCGATCCCGTCCGAGGCGACTCCGTCCGACGCGATCCCGCCCGGAGAGCCCCCGTCCGAAGCGTCCACGCCCATGGCCCGCTCGCCCGAGGCGGCAGCCCCCTGCTGGCTCGATACCGAAACCGCCCTCAGCCTCCTCGCGTCCCCCCTCGGCGGTATGGACGCCGCCGACCTGCGTCGTCTCGGCCGGGCCCTGCGGGACGAGGAGCGGGCCGCGGGCAACGCGCTGCCGCCGCCGTCGGACGAACTGCTCGCGCGGGCCCTCGCCGAGCCGGAGCGCCTGGCCGTGCACGACCCCGCGTACGCGCGTGGCGCGCAGCGGCTCGGTGCCCTGCTCCGCAAGGCCAGGGAACGGCTCGCGGGCGGAGGCACGGCCGAGGAGGCGCTGTGGGACCTGTGGCAGGGCACGCCGTGGCCCACCCGCCTGGAGCGTTCCGCGCGGCGCGGCGGGGCCGCCGGGCGCAACGCCGACCGTGACCTGGACGCCGTGTGCGCGCTGTTCGCGACCGCCGCGCGCGCGGAGGAGCGCACCGGCGGGCGGGGCGCCCTGAACTTCCTGGAGGAGATCGAGGCCGAGGACATCGCCGCCGACACCCTCACGCGGCGTGCGGTACGTCCGGACGCCGTACGCCTGATGACGGCGCACCGCTCCAAGGGCCTGGAGTGGCGTCTCGTCGTCGTCGCAGGCGTCCAGGAAGGACTGTGGCCCGACCTGCGCCGCCGCGGCTCGCTCCTGGAGGCCGACCGCATCGGCCGTGACGGACTCGCCGAACCGCTCACCCCGGGCGCGCTGCTCGCCGAGGAGCGCCGCCTGTTCTACGTCGCCGCCACGCGCGCGCGTGAACGCCTCGTCGTCACCGCCGTGAAGGCACCGGCCGACGACGGCGACCAGCCTTCCCGCTTCCTCACCGAACTCGGCGTCGAACCCAAGGACGTCACGGGCCGGCCGCGCCGCCCCCTGTCCGTCGCCGCACTGGTCGCGGAACTGCGTGCCACGACGGTCGACCCGCGCGTCTCGGACA
Coding sequences:
- a CDS encoding alpha/beta hydrolase, translating into MARFARWTAFGAAAALLVAGCSGGSSSDGGDGKGGSKTSPAASPSTGSSGTAAALPSSLTAQKLAWGRCKATADAAAPGSDWQCATLKVPLDWSKPDGGTIGLALIREKARGGKRLGSLLFNFGGPGGSGVSTMPQYAATVSVLREHYDLVSWDPRGVAASEGVRCRGDKAIQAAEDIDATPDTPAEEKAYFQDAVDFGKGCQKAAGKILAHVSTTDTARDMDLMRQVLGDSKMHYFGISYGTELGGVYAHLFPKNVGRLVLDAVVDPSADSVGHAENQARGFQRALDDYLKSTGQDPAQGTRKIASLVERLDAHPLPTSSGRKLTQTLALTGIVLPLYSKSGWPALTSALDSAERGDGTELLSLADGYNERDSSGHYGTTTHSQRVISCLDDKQRPTAEQTKKLLPTFERISPVFGDFLGWDTAGWCRDWPVAGQYDTPEVSAPGAAPVLVVGNTGDPATPYEGARKMADELGKGVGVELTWKGEGHGAYGNGSDCVDSTVNAYLLDGRVPKDGKVCAR
- a CDS encoding alpha/beta hydrolase — translated: MPKPPRLRAAVLTAVLLSSVLAACSDNAENDEDLSAQKLHWKDCPAPSAAEGGGSAPSPLPNGGTWQCATMKAPLDWGKPKGDTIGIALIRARTSGSASERIGSLVFNFGGPGGSGVTTLPSFGQDYAKLRTRYDLVSFDPRGVGRSAPVKCENDQHLDNYFQQDATPDDAAERTEFVDNTKKFNSACEKNSKKVLPHVRTTDAARDMDLMRQVLGDDRLYYFGISYGTELGGVYAHLFPRHVGRAVFDAVVDPTQNVEQSSLGQAGGFQLALDNFAADCTSQTQPCPIGDSAQDVKDRIAKLLKDLDKKPISGIFPRQLTQTAATNGIAQSLYSKDFWQYLTEGLQEAYAGDGKILMALSDSMNGRSENGEYSNITAANIAINCADDKARYDTAYVQHKLPEFRAASPLFGDFLAWSMAGCTDWAVAGAADHPDVSAAGSAPILVVGNTGDPATPYEGAKKMVNALGKGVGVELTYKGQGHGAYDSKNKCVQSAVNGYLLDGTVPAAGTVCS
- a CDS encoding lysylphosphatidylglycerol synthase domain-containing protein, with the translated sequence MKQQGVHPEDAESTSDASSRPEPVSGGTGTSAKASDRDDVDLVEEAHIDEVEGDEPLLPARVHRPSDLMRLMVGVLGIVLLLAIAAFAHGTTSGLEQDINKGTGQAPDLLIKIAGLASSIAILLVPVAFAIERLIKRDGLRIADGVLAAVLAHGVTLATDLWVAKAAPGSIQEALTQPSPGDIHALTDPVHGYLAPVIAYMTAVGMSRRPRWRAVLWIVLLLDAFSMLVTGYTTPFSIILTVLIGWTVAYGTLYAVGSPNVRPTGRTLMAGLRHVGFRPVTAAREEVPEPHETGDRGRRYFVTLEDGPPLDVTVVDREQQAQGFFYRAWRNLTLRGFATRSSLQSLRQALEQEALLAYAAIAAGANAPKLIATSELGPDAVMLVYEHTGGRTLDSLADDEITDELLHDTWHQVRALQSRRIAHRRLVGDAILVDRSGTVILTDLRVGEIAAGDLLLRMDVSQLLVTLGLRVGAERAVASAVAVLGPDAVADCLPMLQPIALSRTSRATLRRLARERAQREREAVLEASRQAKQARLEAADDSAGPVLEKPDKKAVRAEARAEKRAIDEAIDEAREEDLLTQIRHQVLLIRPQAPVEPARLERVRPRTLISFIAGAIGAYFLLTQLTHIEFGPLIENAQWGWVVAALAFSAASYFAAAMALLGFVPERVPFLRTVAAQVAGSFVKIVAPAAVGGVALNTRFLQRAGVRPGLAVASVGASQLFGLGCHILMLLSFGYLTGTEKTPSLSPSRTVIAGLLTVAVLVLVVTSVPFLRKFVVTRVRSLFAGVVPRMLDVLQRPQKLVTGIGGMLLLTACFVMCLDASIRAFGQQGTSLSIASVAVVFLAGNALGSAAPTPGGVGAVEATLTVGLIAVGLPKEVAAPAVLLFRLLTLWLPVLPGWLAFNQLSRKQAL
- a CDS encoding MGMT family protein, giving the protein MSEESLPHEDRPEHPDALPEYAERVLEVAELVPPGRVMTYGDVAEWLQEGGPRQVGRVMALYGGAVPWWRVVRSDGVLLPGHELRALDHYRAEGTPLKEASRAAQGHLPRLDMKRARWDGGGRAEGHT
- a CDS encoding ATP-dependent DNA helicase, with translation MSSSSSTRRLSHPAVRQGNRGAYRLVRTPPVRPDPPLLDAAQRSVVDHRSGPLLVLAGPGTGKTTTLVESVAARIARGGDPARVLVLTFSRKAAVELRDRMALRVGAARAPQATTFHSFCYALVRAHQDSELFVEPLRLLSGPEQDVAVRELLAGQPDLERLGLAHVRWPDELRACLTTRGFADEVRAVLARSRELGLDPVALDDFARRIGRPDWRAAAAFLAEYLDVLDMQGVLDYAELVHRAVLLARRPEVAERLAAQYDAVLVDEYQDTDAAQVRLLHALAGGGRTLVAFGDPDQSIYAFRGSDVNGILEFPHDFPRVDGRPAPVQVLRTSRRSGAALLAATRLLTQRMPLTRLPAEKVRAHRELAPVREGGRAEVYTYPTSGTELDNIADILRRAHLEDGVPWRDMAVLVRAGSRTIPTVRRALTAAGVPLDIDGDDLPLGHEPAVAPLLTALRAVATAEEGTAQPEENRREQPASEASPPGKALAEDAPPEAALSEETPREQTAPWAAVPGEALAGETPSEAVLPEATPSDAPSSEATPSDAPSSEATPSDAPSSEATPSDAIPSEATPSDAIPPGEPPSEASTPMARSPEAAAPCWLDTETALSLLASPLGGMDAADLRRLGRALRDEERAAGNALPPPSDELLARALAEPERLAVHDPAYARGAQRLGALLRKARERLAGGGTAEEALWDLWQGTPWPTRLERSARRGGAAGRNADRDLDAVCALFATAARAEERTGGRGALNFLEEIEAEDIAADTLTRRAVRPDAVRLMTAHRSKGLEWRLVVVAGVQEGLWPDLRRRGSLLEADRIGRDGLAEPLTPGALLAEERRLFYVAATRARERLVVTAVKAPADDGDQPSRFLTELGVEPKDVTGRPRRPLSVAALVAELRATTVDPRVSDTLRQAAAHRLARLAALADEDGRPLVPSAHPYRWWGMFEPTESKVPLRNRDQPVVLSGSALDQLANTCSLQWFLGREVKADAPATTAQGFGNVVHVLADEVASGHTPADLAVLMERLDSVWNALAFDAPWKSAQEKENARVALERFLKWHVMDRTGRTPVASEHDFDVTLAAGDYEVRIRGQMDRVEADGEGRAYVVDFKTGKQAPTAREVECHPQLAVYQLAVREGAVDEAFDGLRPEPGGAELVHLRQGAAQRDGGETLPKVQAQDPIEGSAGEWVGDLLATAVGKVLDERFTPTAGQHCAHCAFRASCSARPEGRHIVE